A single Bufo bufo chromosome 6, aBufBuf1.1, whole genome shotgun sequence DNA region contains:
- the CDR2L gene encoding cerebellar degeneration-related protein 2-like, protein MLGAGRMEEFHSKEEEPWYDHHDLEQDLHLAAELGKTLLERNKELEVSLQQMYLSNEDQVQEIEYLSKQLEMLRQVNEQHAKVYEQLDTVARDLEATNVRLLQENKVAQQKIESLTDTIDGLQKQVEDLQRQVEELQGMDKVRTRREKRERRRTIHTFPCLRELYPSNWYDETVSKHASCLDLSQRPLQMENQRLQMAVNALRAQVAEERQRKERAEQEYQAVIQEYAELEQRACEMENCKMRIKELESELQELQQMKQVKRYLLSRGDSLSQALLEPLNKTPETDDPEPLEGEENVSRNPASPNSAVRKSCSDTALNDIVGRDAASRHAGNYTLHANTRRRGMSILREVDEQYHALLERYEELLAKCRKHEDNLCHAGVQTSRPVSRDNSSRDLPAEEEEPERALTLQLEAADRRLEQSQPEYKALFKEIFNRIQRTKQDVSAGKGPGGK, encoded by the exons ATGTTGGGAGCAGGAAGAATGGAAGAGTTCCATAGCAAGGAGGAAGAGCCTTGGTATGACCACCATGACCTGGAGCAAG ATCTGCATCTGGCAGCCGAACTGGGGAAGACCCTGTTGGAGCGCAACAAGGAATTAGAAGTATCTCTGCAGCAGATGTACCTGAGCAATGAGGACCAGGTGCAGGAGATTGAG TACCTCAGTAAACAGCTGGAGATGCTGCGGCAGGTGAACGAGCAACACGCCAAGGTGTATGAGCAATTGGACACAGTAGCACGAGACCTGGAAGCCACCAATGTCCGGCTTCTACAGGAAAACAAGGTGGCCCAACAGAAAATAGAAAG TTTAACAGATACTATAGATGGTCTGCAGAAGCAGGTAGAGGACCTGCAGAGACAGGTTGAGGAATTGCAAGGTATGGACAAGGTACGAACCAGAAGGGAGAAGAGAGAAAGGCGTCGCACTATCCACACCTTTCCTTGTTTACGTGAACTGTACCCTAGTAACTG GTATGATGAAACAGTCAGCAAGCATGCTTCTTGCCTGGACCTGTCTCAGAGACCTTTACAGATGGAAAATCAGCGTTTGCAGATGGCTGTGAATGCTTTGAGGGCGCAGGTAGCAGAGGAACGGcagcggaaggagagggcagaacagGAGTACCAGGCTGTCATCCAGGAGTACGCTGAGCTGGAGCAAAGAGCTTGTGAGATGGAAAACTGCAAGATGCGTATAAAAGAGCTGGAGAGTGAACTGCAAGAACTACAGCAGATGAAACAA GTGAAGCGTTATCTCCTAAGCCGGGGGGATAGCCTATCACAGGCATTGCTAGAACCCCTTAACAAGACCCCAGAAACGGATGACCCAGAGCCATTGGAGGGGGAGGAAAACGTGAGCAGGAATCCAGCCTCTCCAAACTCAGCCGTCAGGAAAAGCTGCAGCGACACGGCGCTGAACGATATCGTAGGGAGAGACGCCGCCAGCCGTCACGCAGGGAATTATACCCTGCACGCCAACACGAGGCGCCGTGGTATGTCTATTCTGCGAGAGGTGGATGAGCAGTATCACGCGCTGCTGGAACGTTACGAGGAGCTGTTGGCCAAATGCAGGAAACACGAGGACAACCTCTGCCATGCCGGAGTGCAGACTTCACGTCCGGTGTCCAGAGACAATTCCAGCAGAGACCTCCCTGCCGAGGAAGAAGAGCCCGAGAGAGCACTGACCCTCCAGCTGGAGGCTGCCGACCGACGGCTGGAGCAGAGTCAACCCGAGTACAAGGCTCTGTTTAAAGAGATATTTAATCGCATCCAGAGAACCAAGCAAGATGTTAGCGCTGGGAAGGGTCCTGGTGGCAAGTGA